The proteins below are encoded in one region of Ostrea edulis chromosome 3, xbOstEdul1.1, whole genome shotgun sequence:
- the LOC125675296 gene encoding uncharacterized protein LOC125675296, translating to MTLSMHLWIVSMIYALINSSCGQPCPESMETLVEVPHCPQNRKEWDIAAAEKNCESIATKQTCTESSKFVYHCLMNEWANGTVEVCAPTWFLSGFCPMFSSDEQRVKNNFDLDCSSYPTPCATRYISSEAYKYPSCYEHTENTPSDNKGQGYNWGMLGISVGGGVLLLCIALFVIWCMCKRKGRTRYVNQNDQMLATIESATDNQRRKEEGDVVPEQTPEHPKPEQRYQNSTKASNESNNENHKDPPGYGTPMMEPLI from the exons ATGACGCTTTCTATGCACCTGTGGATTGTGTCGATGATTTATGCTCTG AttaatagcagttgtggacagccCTGCCCAGAGTCGATGGAAACGCTCGTTGAAGTCCCACACTGCCCGCAAAACAGAAAAGAATGGGATATTGCAGCTGCAGAAAAGAATTGTGAGAGTATCGCAACCAAACAAACGTGCACAGAAtcatccaaatttgtatatcaCTGCCTGATGAATGAATGGGCTAATGGAACAGTGGAAGTGTGTGCACCAACTTGGTTTCTTTCAG GTTTTTGTCCGATGTTTAGTTCTGATGAGCAGAGAGTGAAGAATAACTTTGACCTGGACTGTAGCAGTTACCCCACACCATGTGCCACAAGATACATCTCTTCGGAGGCCTACAAAT ACCCCAGTTGTTATGAGCACACAGAGAATACACCATCGGACAACAAGGGACA AGGATATAATTGGGGAATGCTTGGAATTTCTGTGGGAGGTGGTGTGCTACTTTTATGCATTGCCCTTTTTGTAATATGGTGCATGTGTAAGCGGAAAGGAAGGACACGTTATG TTAATCAGAATGATCAGATGCTAGCCACAATCG aGTCTGCAACTGACAACCAGAGACGAAAGGAGGAAGGTGACGTAGTTCCGGAACAAACACCAGAGCATCCCAAACCAGAACAACGATATCAAAATAGCACAAAAGCATCGAACGAAAGCAATAACGAAAATCACAAAGATCCACCAGGATATGGTACCCCTATGATGGAACCACTAATATAG
- the LOC125683429 gene encoding uncharacterized protein LOC125683429, which yields MLRVKRRARNAPYIGSAAGTRGAAARTTRAHASARPTTVTTHMATYLPTQPSLPVIPLSTPPVVDPHQQVMANFPINENRGEQISVGPLQIPCPTGREISVTDTSSNMASLEYRIEAL from the exons ATGCTCCGAGTTAAACGGAGGGCCAGGAACGCTCCATATATTGGTTCAGCGGCTGGGACAAGAGGAGCCGCAGCCAGGACGACGAGGGCTCACGCCTCTGCCAGACCTACAACGGTGACAACTCACATGGCCACTTACCTCCCTACTCAGCCTAGCCTGCCAGTCATCCCGCTAAGCACTCCGCCAGTTGTGGACCCTCATCAACAGGTTATGGCTAACTTCCCAATTAATGAAAACAGGGGAGAACAAATTTCAG TGGGACCGCTTCAAATCCCTTGCCCCACAGGCAGAGAAATATCCGTCACGGATACCTCCAGCAATATGGCAAGTCTTGAGTATCGAATAGAAGCACTTTAA